Proteins encoded in a region of the Lepeophtheirus salmonis chromosome 6, UVic_Lsal_1.4, whole genome shotgun sequence genome:
- the LOC121120362 gene encoding uncharacterized protein isoform X2 yields the protein MEEFLYPRRKGLPISSRASSSIPIQQFNRNLIMPVCISSISSNDSEITITATSEDEESSSQMQFKNHSNQYKDTPVPFSNTFENRFDKSRELQEGSLYFNNIHIPGNNNICSSEMNKFRPGSTSSSSTVTKISSKQLHKHKKSPKNHSQSKNWTPKEKIKKLNESAILIQKTWKGYYVRNKNPIVQQMKTDIRLNRIEEHIFYFLKHVYPKNSPKKVQEDLNQSPQDTRQLVIDQTNSPKSNILEPNSLSKISNLKNENPRATPKDLDMISSSNQENSSNSIIELKKTCVDLQKQVLELKDTMRGIVENISRDSLTDRRFEDQHKSIKTNPTRFPMQNVSKITFFSDKKTKNTHGKATSSSLDFLVNFESRTFDVINNGENVVPNSNLDSLRFTEEIVETKNSSFQRSTTFLSPISVDSNNTLQNKNYIEIYRFVSGLVDDIINASLQRVVEFEASKVKQNIDDNFENSHDNSFFINSFNESPSSVETTDTFKTFPVILGDDSYDCLDIFLNQIHVDSSESSN from the exons ATGGAGGAATTTTTATATCCCCGCCGAAAAG GATTGCCCATTTCATCCCGTGCATCTTCTTCGATTCCCATACAACAATTCAACAGAAACCTAATCATGCCTGTTTGCATATCTAGTATAAGTTCCAATGATAGTGAAATAACGATCACAGCTACCTCTGAAGACGAAGAATCTTCATCtcaaatgcaatttaaaaatc aTTCAAATCAATACAAGGACACCCCAGTTCCATTTTCCAATACTTTCGAAAACAGATTTGATAAATCGAGAGAACTACAAGAAGGGTCACTTTACTTCAATAACATACATATACctggaaataataatatttgtagtagtgaaatgaataaatttagaccCGGATCgacttcttcctcttcaaccgTTACAAAAATCTCTTCAAAACAGCTCCACAAGCACAAAAAATCACCAAAGAATCATAGTCAAAGCAAAAATTGGACTCCGAAAG aaaaaattaaaaaattgaacgaATCCGCTATACTAATACAAAAAACATGGAAAGGATATTATGTTCGTAATAAAAATCCTATAGTCCAGCAAATGAAGACGGATATAAGATTAAATAGAATAGAAGAacacattttctattttttaaaacatgtttatccaaaaaattcaCCAAAGAAGGTTCAAGAGGATTTGAATCAATCTCCACAAGATACTCGACAA TTGGTTATTGATCAAACGAATTCACCAAAGTCTAATATCTTAGAACCCAATAGTCTCTCAAAAATCTCcaatctaaagaatgaaaacCCAAGAGCCACTCCAAAGGATTTAG atATGATATCTTCATCAAATCAAGAAAATTCATCAAACTCAATCATTGAGCTTAAAAAAACTTGCGTGGATTTGCAAAAACAAGTATTGGAGTTAAAAGATACTATGCGTGGGATagtagaaaatatttcaagggACTCATTGACGGATCGAAGGTTTGAGGATCAACATAAATCGATAAAAACGAATCCTACTAGATTTCCTATGCAAAACGTctccaaaattacatttttctctGATAAAAAGACTAAGAATACACACGGTAAAGCCACGTCCTCCTCCTTAGACTTTTTAGTAAATTTCGAATCTCGAACTTTCGATGtaataaataacggggaaaatgtGGTTcctaattcaaatttggatagCTTGAGATTTACTGAAGAAATCGTTGAGACAAAGAATTCATCATTTCAAAGATCGACGACTTTTTTATCACCAATAAGTGTCGATTCAAATAAtactttacaaaacaaaaactatattgaAATCTATAGGTTTGTTAGTGGATTGGTGGATGATATAATTAATGCCTCACTTCAAAGGGTGGTAGAATTTGAAGCAAgtaaagtaaaacaaaatatcGACGATAATTTTGAGAATAGTCatgataattctttttttatcaactctTTTAATGAATCCCCGTCTTCTGTCGAAACAACGGACACTTTTAAAACATTTCCGGTAATTTTGGGGGACGATTCTTACGACTGCTTGGATATATTTCTTAACCAAATTCATGTTGATTCGTCAGAGTCatcaaactaa
- the LOC121120362 gene encoding uncharacterized protein isoform X1, with translation MEEFLYPRRKGLPISSRASSSIPIQQFNRNLIMPVCISSISSNDSEITITATSEDEESSSQMQFKNLDSNQYKDTPVPFSNTFENRFDKSRELQEGSLYFNNIHIPGNNNICSSEMNKFRPGSTSSSSTVTKISSKQLHKHKKSPKNHSQSKNWTPKEKIKKLNESAILIQKTWKGYYVRNKNPIVQQMKTDIRLNRIEEHIFYFLKHVYPKNSPKKVQEDLNQSPQDTRQLVIDQTNSPKSNILEPNSLSKISNLKNENPRATPKDLDMISSSNQENSSNSIIELKKTCVDLQKQVLELKDTMRGIVENISRDSLTDRRFEDQHKSIKTNPTRFPMQNVSKITFFSDKKTKNTHGKATSSSLDFLVNFESRTFDVINNGENVVPNSNLDSLRFTEEIVETKNSSFQRSTTFLSPISVDSNNTLQNKNYIEIYRFVSGLVDDIINASLQRVVEFEASKVKQNIDDNFENSHDNSFFINSFNESPSSVETTDTFKTFPVILGDDSYDCLDIFLNQIHVDSSESSN, from the exons ATGGAGGAATTTTTATATCCCCGCCGAAAAG GATTGCCCATTTCATCCCGTGCATCTTCTTCGATTCCCATACAACAATTCAACAGAAACCTAATCATGCCTGTTTGCATATCTAGTATAAGTTCCAATGATAGTGAAATAACGATCACAGCTACCTCTGAAGACGAAGAATCTTCATCtcaaatgcaatttaaaaatc tagaTTCAAATCAATACAAGGACACCCCAGTTCCATTTTCCAATACTTTCGAAAACAGATTTGATAAATCGAGAGAACTACAAGAAGGGTCACTTTACTTCAATAACATACATATACctggaaataataatatttgtagtagtgaaatgaataaatttagaccCGGATCgacttcttcctcttcaaccgTTACAAAAATCTCTTCAAAACAGCTCCACAAGCACAAAAAATCACCAAAGAATCATAGTCAAAGCAAAAATTGGACTCCGAAAG aaaaaattaaaaaattgaacgaATCCGCTATACTAATACAAAAAACATGGAAAGGATATTATGTTCGTAATAAAAATCCTATAGTCCAGCAAATGAAGACGGATATAAGATTAAATAGAATAGAAGAacacattttctattttttaaaacatgtttatccaaaaaattcaCCAAAGAAGGTTCAAGAGGATTTGAATCAATCTCCACAAGATACTCGACAA TTGGTTATTGATCAAACGAATTCACCAAAGTCTAATATCTTAGAACCCAATAGTCTCTCAAAAATCTCcaatctaaagaatgaaaacCCAAGAGCCACTCCAAAGGATTTAG atATGATATCTTCATCAAATCAAGAAAATTCATCAAACTCAATCATTGAGCTTAAAAAAACTTGCGTGGATTTGCAAAAACAAGTATTGGAGTTAAAAGATACTATGCGTGGGATagtagaaaatatttcaagggACTCATTGACGGATCGAAGGTTTGAGGATCAACATAAATCGATAAAAACGAATCCTACTAGATTTCCTATGCAAAACGTctccaaaattacatttttctctGATAAAAAGACTAAGAATACACACGGTAAAGCCACGTCCTCCTCCTTAGACTTTTTAGTAAATTTCGAATCTCGAACTTTCGATGtaataaataacggggaaaatgtGGTTcctaattcaaatttggatagCTTGAGATTTACTGAAGAAATCGTTGAGACAAAGAATTCATCATTTCAAAGATCGACGACTTTTTTATCACCAATAAGTGTCGATTCAAATAAtactttacaaaacaaaaactatattgaAATCTATAGGTTTGTTAGTGGATTGGTGGATGATATAATTAATGCCTCACTTCAAAGGGTGGTAGAATTTGAAGCAAgtaaagtaaaacaaaatatcGACGATAATTTTGAGAATAGTCatgataattctttttttatcaactctTTTAATGAATCCCCGTCTTCTGTCGAAACAACGGACACTTTTAAAACATTTCCGGTAATTTTGGGGGACGATTCTTACGACTGCTTGGATATATTTCTTAACCAAATTCATGTTGATTCGTCAGAGTCatcaaactaa
- the Tmx3 gene encoding LOW QUALITY PROTEIN: protein disulfide-isomerase TMX3 (The sequence of the model RefSeq protein was modified relative to this genomic sequence to represent the inferred CDS: deleted 1 base in 1 codon) — translation MQSIPLVYIFICLSIHAAYGKVLELSDRFIPLKHEGMWLIKFYAPWCGHCKKLEPIWKLSEQSLAHDPVRVGRVDCTRFPIVATEFNIQGFPTILFLKGENQYTYEGDRTREDIVAFSKKLLGPSVTQIKTEDDFRKAMERSEIFFVYSGSSEGLLYKHFKSLAAAHQQYDFFYHAPPEIVQKFSDVSHKKNVIRVFKDGTSHKFEDNGAFEDPPKAESLTMEKYKAEEDEKESVFVTLDPRNVSLVSWVNSERFPLFMKVTRGKLNHLMLSKKLLVMAVLEENRIGELSEEMLEFKEMIKLVLERNLHRYRSIFQFGWIGSPELANSVAMETLSLPNLLVLNVSSYQHHLPDDDPSFMTPEAVQLFLEDIVQGSAPVYGGSSYNVRLYRAYYELRSNLFEMWKGNPALTAVLFGLPFGFFSLICYSICCADIMDAEEEDEDHETEAHEKVD, via the exons ATGCAATCGATACCTctggtttatatatttatatgtctgTCTATTCATGCTGCGTATGGTAAAGTCCTAGAATTAAGTGACAG ATTCATCCCTCTTAAACATGAAGGAATGTGGTTAATTAAG tTTTATGCCCCTTGGTGCGGACACTGTAAAAAATTGGAACCCATTTGGAAACTATCGGAACAATCCTTAGCTCATGATCCAGTTCGTGTTGGACGCGTGGATTGCACCCGTTTTCCTATTGTAGCGACGGAATTTAATATTCAAGGATTTCCAACAATTctctt tttaaaaggtGAAAATCAATATACCTATGAAGGGGATCGAACAAGAGAGGACATTGTcgcattttctaaaaaactgtTAGGTCCATCAGTCACACAGATCAAAACTGAAGATGATTTTCGAAAAGCCATGGAAAGAAGTGAGATCTTTTTCGTATATAGTGGCTCATCAGAAGGGCttttatacaaacattttaagTCTCTTGCCGCGGCACACCAAcagtatgac tttttttatcatgctcCACCcgaaattgttcaaaaattttcgGATGTATCTCACAAAAAGAATGTAATACGCGTCTTTAAAGATGGTACTTCTCATAAATTTGAAGACAATGGAGCTTTTGAAGACCCTCCAAAAGCCGAATCCCTCACGATGGAGAAATATAAAGCAGAGGAAGATGAGAAAGAAAGTGTTTTTGTCACTTTAGACCCAAGAAATGTTTCCTTGGTCTCTTGGGTTAATTCTGAAAGATTTCCACTATTTATGAAGGTGACTAGGGGTAAATTAAACCACCTTATGTTGAGTAAAAAACTCTTGGTAATGGCTGTTTTGGAAGAAAATCGTATTGGAGAATTATCAGAGGAAATGTTAGAGTTCAAGGAAATGATCAAACTCGTTTTAGAGAGAAATTTGCATAGATATAGAAGCATTTTTCAGTTTGGATGGATAGGAAGTCCAGAATTAGCCAACTCAGTGGCTATGGAAACTTTATCTCTTCCTAATCTTttagttttaaat gtATCCTCCTATCAACATCATCTTCCCGATGATGATCCGTCCTTTATGACTCCGGAAGCAGTTCAACTATTTTTGGAAGATATAGTACAAGGTTCTGCTCCTGTTTATGGAGGTTCTTCGTATAATGTCag aTTATATCGTGCTTACTATGAACTACgttcaaatttgtttgaaatgtGGAAGGGTAATCCAGCTCTAACTGCAGTTCTTTTTGGATTACCTTTCGGATTTTTTTCGTTAATATGTTACTCTATATGTTGTGCAGATATCATGGATGCTGAAGAGGAGGATGAAGATCATGAGACTG AAGCACATGAAAAAGTTGACTAG
- the Mpv17 gene encoding mitochondrial inner membrane protein Mpv17 encodes MFGQTWRIYHQILNKYPLRTQMVQTGLIMGLGDLVSQRVIHEKSDIDPISVIRFSGIGTFFVGPSVRLWYLFMERVIGSAVNKKTTFIKVGMDQLLFAPTFTAGIMIVINTLQAKSFDEIKKELRSKYTDVMLNGWKIWPMAQVVNFYFIPFLYRPLFVNIVALFWNTYLAWKIN; translated from the exons ATGTTTGGACAAACGTGGAGAATATATCATCAAATTCTCAATAAATATCCTCTTCGAACCCAAATGGTTCAAACTGGACTCATAATGGGCCTTGGAGACTTAGTTTCTCAACGAGTTATTCACGAAAAATCAGATATTGATCCTATTTCTGTTATAAGATTCAGTGGAATCGGCACTTTCTTTGtg ggtCCAAGTGTGAGACTTTGGTATTTATTCATGGAGAGAGTAATTGGATCCgcagtaaataaaaaaacaacttttattaaagTGGGCATGGATCAATTGTTATTCGCTCCGACTTTTACTGCAGGTATCATGATAGTCATTAATACCCTTCAAGCAAAGTcctttgatgaaataaaaaaggaattaagaTCCAAGTATACGGATGTGATGCTCAACGGTTGGAAG ATTTGGCCAATGGCTCAAGTGGTTAATTTCTACTTTATACCCTTTTTATATCGTCCATTGTTTGTGAACATTGTTGCTCTCTTTTGGAATACCTACCTTGCATGGaaaattaattag